The proteins below are encoded in one region of Flavobacterium nackdongense:
- a CDS encoding LacI family DNA-binding transcriptional regulator, which yields MKNGKVTIHDIAKELNIDSSTVSRALSDNSRVTQKTKDRILEKANELGYQRNVLASNLRKNETKTIGVIVPRISRHFFSSVIAGIEETAYEAGYNVIICQSLEQLSREKKIIDTLSANRVDGVLISISMETKNDSNLQVFHKTKTPIVFFDRHFDSSKTSNVIIDDFKSGFEATEHLILKGCKTIAHFSGPQELSIYKNRLNGYKAALEKYKINFEENLVINSKLMESDGVESAQKILAFDSVDGLFSANDNAAIGAIKHFKSAGIQIPEDIAIVGFSNEPISAVIEPSLTTIDQPGLEMGKIATSLLLSQINKKMEDQAPQTIILESRLIERSSSQKIQYQ from the coding sequence ATGAAAAACGGTAAAGTAACAATTCACGATATTGCCAAAGAATTAAATATAGACAGTTCTACTGTATCAAGGGCCTTGAGTGATAATTCGAGAGTGACTCAGAAAACAAAAGATAGAATTCTGGAAAAGGCCAATGAGCTTGGCTACCAAAGAAATGTATTGGCCTCTAACTTACGCAAAAACGAAACTAAAACCATCGGCGTCATCGTCCCGAGAATTTCGCGGCATTTCTTTTCATCTGTCATTGCGGGGATAGAAGAAACAGCTTACGAGGCGGGATATAATGTTATCATTTGTCAAAGTTTAGAGCAACTAAGCCGCGAAAAAAAGATCATTGATACCCTATCTGCGAACCGAGTTGACGGCGTTTTGATTTCCATTTCCATGGAAACTAAAAACGATTCGAATTTGCAAGTATTTCATAAAACCAAAACACCAATCGTATTTTTTGACAGGCATTTCGATTCATCAAAAACCAGCAATGTTATTATAGATGATTTCAAATCGGGATTTGAAGCTACAGAACATCTGATTTTAAAGGGATGCAAAACGATAGCTCATTTTTCAGGCCCACAAGAATTATCGATTTACAAAAACCGACTCAATGGCTATAAAGCTGCTTTGGAGAAATACAAAATTAATTTTGAAGAAAACTTGGTTATCAACTCCAAATTAATGGAATCGGACGGAGTCGAAAGTGCCCAAAAAATTCTAGCATTCGACTCAGTCGATGGACTATTTTCTGCCAATGACAATGCCGCTATTGGCGCCATAAAACACTTCAAGTCGGCAGGAATCCAAATCCCTGAAGACATCGCTATTGTAGGTTTTAGTAACGAACCCATTTCGGCTGTCATTGAACCATCACTCACGACGATCGATCAACCAGGATTAGAAATGGGGAAAATTGCCACTTCCTTATTGCTGTCGCAAATCAATAAAAAAATGGAAGACCAGGCGCCACAAACCATAATCTTGGAATCTCGATTAATAGAACGCAGTTCTTCACAAAAAATCCAATATCAGTAG
- a CDS encoding restriction endonuclease: MELQLESLKYQDLAIQSVVKLFEGTEKNTFDNACFEGIRSNYSKLTIDEVETNLKNILVENGILEDVARLSQDKDICIEMETGTGKTLVYIKTIYELFKHYGFTKFIILVPSVAIRQNIIGTFKAFNKQLEDIYGFIPNAFEYDSKKLQKVTQFIEDQHPQVMIMTLASFNSEDKILNQAQREDLFNNIPFIEAIGKCNPIIIMDEPQEGMDTENSIKQIAKLNPLFKIRYSATHKVVKNLLYRLTPYDSYKDGLVKKIEVLTVTEKNDEATLKIELSDIQFGKGDPKVKLKAWHLNNSTNKIDFKVTGWLSQNDNLGIKTNNPSYLNYTIANINKSLKTGKWTVKFSNGTEILEKQIAGSLENIWALQIEWLIHRHFTKSQKLESKGIKCLSLVFIDRVSNYMGETPIIKNLFVDKYKAIYPEYNGGKLPPTEHIQSIQGYYFAQKASGEFADNEGGVKEQSKIYELILKGKEELLTLSNPVQFVFSHSALGVGWDNPNVFNIATLNNSYSEIKKRQEIGRGLRICVNQDGKRVYDALDVSDDDRINQLTVIPNETYETFVTQYQEEIKSIYGTENAGAGMTHTHKGVAVDEVKFKRNPSAEMDKAFRKYWTALARKTEYTISFKEEDLVTQASELISKITIPDFVIEAFSFLINAITEDGKEDSFQGSENVKQKSFFTPLDLIEELSENTGVSYTTLFKIMQRLTNLNEMVKNPPRFVHEASAIIRNVELDEMIRGLDYQITGESYPFNFDDFVKNISSKGYVETPNKGVFDKMLVDSDVERNFSLDADTDAEVVCFLKLPSFYKISTPIGNYEPDFGLIMKRKNIRNGNENEFYFVIETKGTNDINDKKALTESEVYKIRCAMKHFEKLGLEVQYKAPVKEYNYFKTEANKTINTII; the protein is encoded by the coding sequence ATGGAGTTACAATTAGAAAGCCTTAAATATCAAGACCTCGCTATTCAATCGGTTGTGAAACTTTTTGAAGGTACTGAAAAAAACACATTTGATAATGCTTGTTTTGAAGGAATTCGTTCTAATTACAGCAAACTTACTATTGATGAAGTTGAAACCAATTTAAAAAACATCTTAGTTGAAAATGGAATCCTTGAAGATGTCGCAAGACTTTCACAGGATAAAGATATTTGTATTGAGATGGAAACAGGTACTGGTAAAACACTTGTTTACATAAAAACCATTTATGAATTATTCAAACATTATGGTTTTACTAAATTTATAATTTTAGTGCCATCAGTAGCTATTCGCCAAAATATTATCGGAACTTTTAAAGCATTCAATAAACAGTTGGAAGACATTTATGGGTTTATCCCAAATGCATTTGAGTATGATAGTAAGAAACTTCAAAAGGTAACGCAATTTATTGAAGACCAACATCCACAAGTGATGATAATGACTTTGGCTTCTTTTAATTCTGAGGACAAAATTCTTAATCAAGCACAGAGAGAGGATTTGTTCAATAATATTCCTTTTATAGAAGCAATTGGTAAATGCAATCCAATTATCATAATGGATGAGCCACAGGAAGGAATGGATACTGAAAATTCTATCAAACAAATTGCAAAGCTTAATCCATTGTTTAAAATCAGGTATTCTGCAACCCATAAAGTGGTAAAGAACTTGCTATATCGTTTAACACCATACGATAGCTATAAAGACGGTTTAGTAAAGAAAATAGAAGTATTGACCGTTACGGAAAAGAATGACGAAGCAACCCTGAAAATTGAGTTATCAGACATTCAATTTGGCAAAGGAGATCCTAAAGTAAAATTGAAAGCTTGGCATTTAAATAATTCCACCAATAAAATAGATTTTAAAGTTACGGGATGGCTTAGTCAAAATGATAATCTTGGGATAAAAACTAACAATCCCAGTTATTTGAATTATACTATTGCCAACATTAACAAGAGTTTAAAAACAGGTAAATGGACAGTGAAGTTTTCAAATGGAACTGAAATACTAGAAAAACAAATTGCTGGTAGTTTAGAAAACATTTGGGCATTACAAATAGAATGGTTGATTCACAGACATTTTACCAAATCTCAAAAATTAGAATCTAAAGGAATAAAATGCTTGTCTCTCGTTTTTATTGACAGAGTTTCCAATTATATGGGTGAAACTCCTATTATAAAAAATCTATTCGTTGACAAGTACAAAGCCATTTATCCAGAATACAATGGTGGTAAATTACCTCCTACTGAACATATTCAAAGTATTCAAGGATATTATTTTGCACAAAAAGCAAGTGGTGAATTTGCAGACAATGAAGGTGGTGTAAAAGAACAAAGCAAAATTTACGAATTGATTTTAAAAGGAAAAGAAGAACTGCTTACTTTATCCAATCCTGTACAATTTGTATTTTCTCATTCTGCTCTAGGTGTGGGTTGGGATAATCCAAATGTGTTTAATATCGCCACTTTGAACAATTCCTATTCAGAGATTAAAAAGCGTCAGGAAATAGGTCGTGGTTTGCGTATTTGTGTGAATCAAGACGGAAAGCGAGTTTATGATGCTTTAGACGTTTCAGATGATGACCGTATCAATCAGTTAACCGTTATTCCTAATGAAACCTATGAAACATTCGTAACACAATATCAGGAAGAAATAAAATCAATTTATGGAACAGAGAATGCAGGTGCAGGAATGACTCATACTCATAAAGGTGTTGCAGTTGACGAAGTTAAATTTAAAAGAAACCCTTCTGCTGAAATGGACAAAGCTTTCCGCAAATACTGGACAGCATTAGCAAGGAAAACAGAATACACCATTTCTTTTAAGGAAGAAGATTTAGTTACCCAAGCATCTGAATTAATTTCAAAAATTACAATTCCTGATTTTGTAATTGAAGCTTTTAGTTTCTTGATTAATGCGATAACAGAAGACGGAAAAGAAGATTCTTTTCAAGGCTCAGAAAATGTAAAACAAAAATCCTTTTTTACCCCTTTGGATTTAATTGAAGAGTTAAGCGAGAATACAGGAGTGAGTTACACCACTTTGTTTAAAATAATGCAACGGTTAACGAACTTGAATGAAATGGTGAAAAATCCACCTCGTTTTGTTCACGAAGCATCCGCTATAATTCGCAATGTGGAATTGGATGAAATGATTCGTGGTTTAGATTATCAAATTACTGGAGAAAGCTATCCTTTCAATTTTGATGATTTTGTAAAGAACATTTCCAGTAAAGGATATGTTGAAACCCCGAACAAGGGTGTTTTTGACAAAATGCTTGTTGACAGTGATGTGGAACGTAATTTTTCTTTAGATGCTGATACCGATGCTGAAGTAGTTTGCTTTTTAAAACTACCCAGCTTCTATAAAATAAGCACTCCAATAGGAAATTACGAACCCGATTTTGGATTAATTATGAAACGCAAGAATATTAGGAATGGTAATGAAAATGAATTCTATTTTGTGATAGAGACCAAAGGCACTAATGACATTAATGACAAAAAAGCATTGACAGAAAGCGAAGTTTACAAAATACGCTGTGCTATGAAACATTTTGAAAAACTAGGTTTAGAAGTACAATATAAAGCACCTGTTAAAGAATACAACTATTTCAAAACGGAAGCTAACAAAACGATTAATACAATTATATAA
- a CDS encoding gluconate 5-dehydrogenase produces MSINLFDLTGKVALVTGGVHGLGMAMAKGLGQAGAKIVVNDRSSWEAVDKAVSEYKSVGIEAYGYIFDVTDEAAVIASIKQIEAEVGPIDILINNAGIIKRTPIIEMEVEDFAAVINVDLISPFIVSKNVAKGMIQRGGGKIINICSMMSELGRDSVSAYAAAKGGLKMLTKNMATEWAKFNIQTNGIGPGYFATSQTAPIRVDGHPFNEFIISRTPAARWGDPEDLQGAAIFLSSKASDFVNGHILYVDGGILATIGKPSNED; encoded by the coding sequence ATGTCAATAAACTTATTTGATTTAACCGGGAAAGTGGCTCTTGTTACTGGTGGTGTTCACGGTCTAGGAATGGCTATGGCAAAAGGCTTAGGTCAAGCTGGGGCTAAAATTGTTGTCAATGATCGTTCCTCTTGGGAAGCGGTAGATAAAGCAGTGTCGGAATACAAATCGGTTGGGATTGAAGCTTACGGCTATATTTTTGATGTAACCGATGAAGCGGCTGTAATTGCTAGTATAAAACAAATAGAAGCTGAAGTCGGACCTATCGATATTTTGATCAACAATGCTGGAATCATCAAAAGAACCCCTATTATAGAAATGGAAGTAGAAGATTTTGCTGCGGTCATTAATGTGGATTTAATAAGTCCTTTTATCGTATCGAAAAATGTGGCAAAAGGAATGATTCAGCGTGGCGGCGGAAAAATCATCAATATTTGTTCGATGATGAGTGAGCTGGGAAGAGATTCTGTGAGTGCTTATGCTGCTGCCAAAGGAGGTTTGAAAATGCTTACCAAAAATATGGCGACCGAATGGGCTAAATTTAATATTCAAACCAACGGAATTGGTCCCGGTTATTTTGCAACTAGCCAAACAGCTCCAATTCGAGTAGATGGACATCCGTTTAATGAATTTATCATCAGCAGAACGCCTGCAGCGCGTTGGGGAGATCCAGAAGACTTGCAAGGAGCTGCTATTTTCTTATCATCAAAAGCGAGTGATTTTGTAAACGGTCATATTTTGTATGTTGATGGTGGAATTTTAGCTACAATCGGAAAACCTTCGAATGAGGATTAG
- a CDS encoding site-specific DNA-methyltransferase: METINDYMPLSNDWNDERLQTLKQLYPDWFTSEGSLNIDEVKKVVNPESVDETERYEFRWFGKSQAKRNAFTPSNATLVYDEDRSVNPDSSENLIIEGENLEVLKLLSGSYREKVKCIYIDPPYNTGKDFVYSDNFTQDKKGYWEDAEVIENGVKIDTNTETDGRYHSNWLNMMYSRLLIARQLLKEDGVIFISIDDNEVHHLRKICDEVFGEENFLVNIIWEKRFTKSNNSKLFGSITEHLVCYRKSDSLNSVKEPRNEKSDSIYTNPDKDERGVWTSVSYVNPATKDERPNLVYKIQNPITKIQTEHPTNAWKYEYSTYLKHVEDNKLYWGVNGDNSFPRLKKFLFEMDGGMVPSNLWNHKDTGTTDQGSKILEDLMGRSLFDFPKPPSLIKRFLKLHLNSEEDKDFIALDFFGGSGTTGQAVMELNKEDGGNRKFILVQIPEATDEKSETYKAGYKKISDVTIERNKRVIAKIEKELAEKEKKKEGELPLDKAKEPQINLGFKVFKLQKSNFPRVDFAPNPEFNETENLDLLKKYIAEKESQLVNVFNKEELLTEILLKNNFTLNYTTIQQEQFTKNEILFVTDGEKETLICLDVSIAPETASHFKAHTDTKFICLERALDTTTKYNLKHYLGDKFNAF; encoded by the coding sequence ATGGAAACCATCAATGACTATATGCCATTAAGCAACGACTGGAACGATGAACGTTTGCAGACTTTAAAACAACTTTATCCTGATTGGTTTACCAGTGAGGGAAGCCTTAATATCGATGAAGTAAAGAAAGTAGTAAATCCAGAAAGTGTTGATGAAACAGAGCGTTATGAGTTCCGATGGTTTGGTAAAAGCCAAGCTAAACGAAATGCCTTTACACCAAGTAATGCTACACTGGTATATGACGAAGATAGAAGCGTAAATCCTGATTCCAGTGAGAACCTCATTATTGAAGGTGAAAACCTTGAAGTTTTAAAATTATTGAGTGGTAGTTATCGTGAAAAAGTAAAATGCATTTACATAGATCCACCATATAATACAGGCAAAGACTTTGTGTATAGCGATAATTTCACACAGGACAAAAAAGGTTATTGGGAAGATGCTGAAGTAATTGAAAACGGAGTAAAGATAGATACCAATACTGAAACAGATGGACGTTATCACAGCAATTGGCTAAATATGATGTATAGTCGATTGCTCATTGCTAGACAGCTACTAAAAGAAGATGGTGTAATATTTATTTCTATAGATGATAACGAGGTCCATCATTTAAGAAAGATATGTGATGAAGTTTTTGGAGAAGAGAATTTTTTAGTAAATATTATTTGGGAAAAAAGATTTACCAAAAGTAATAATTCAAAACTATTTGGTTCTATAACTGAACATCTTGTTTGCTATAGAAAAAGTGATAGTTTGAATTCGGTTAAAGAACCAAGAAATGAAAAATCTGACTCAATCTATACAAATCCTGATAAAGATGAAAGAGGAGTTTGGACAAGCGTGTCGTATGTAAATCCTGCAACAAAAGATGAAAGACCAAATTTAGTTTATAAAATACAAAATCCTATAACAAAAATTCAAACTGAACACCCAACAAATGCTTGGAAATATGAATATTCAACCTACCTTAAACACGTAGAAGACAATAAGTTATATTGGGGTGTTAATGGTGATAATTCATTTCCCAGATTAAAAAAGTTTCTTTTTGAAATGGATGGAGGAATGGTGCCTTCAAATTTATGGAATCATAAAGATACTGGGACTACAGACCAAGGAAGTAAAATATTAGAAGATCTTATGGGAAGAAGTTTATTTGATTTTCCGAAGCCACCATCATTGATTAAACGATTTCTCAAATTACATTTGAATAGTGAAGAAGATAAAGATTTTATAGCCCTCGATTTCTTCGGAGGTTCTGGAACAACTGGTCAAGCTGTAATGGAACTCAATAAAGAAGATGGAGGTAACAGAAAATTTATATTAGTTCAAATTCCAGAAGCCACAGATGAAAAGAGTGAAACATACAAAGCAGGTTACAAAAAAATCAGTGATGTTACTATTGAAAGAAACAAAAGAGTTATAGCTAAAATAGAAAAAGAGTTAGCCGAAAAAGAGAAGAAAAAAGAAGGAGAATTACCATTAGACAAGGCTAAAGAACCACAAATTAATCTTGGTTTTAAAGTTTTCAAACTGCAAAAATCAAATTTTCCTAGAGTTGATTTTGCACCAAACCCAGAGTTCAATGAAACTGAAAATTTGGATTTACTTAAAAAATACATTGCAGAAAAAGAAAGTCAGTTAGTAAATGTCTTCAACAAAGAAGAACTATTAACGGAGATATTATTGAAAAACAACTTTACTCTCAATTACACAACAATACAACAAGAGCAGTTTACAAAAAATGAAATTCTCTTTGTTACTGATGGAGAAAAGGAAACTTTAATTTGCCTTGATGTGAGCATTGCGCCCGAGACTGCGAGCCATTTTAAAGCCCATACAGACACAAAGTTTATCTGTTTGGAAAGAGCATTAGATACCACTACAAAATACAATTTGAAGCACTATTTAGGAGATAAATTTAATGCGTTTTAA
- the kduI gene encoding 5-dehydro-4-deoxy-D-glucuronate isomerase, translated as MENNFNMRYASSPEAVKQYDTAQLRAEFLVDDLMQTGKINFTYSHYDRYIVGSAVPVTPIKLETLETLKMPNFLDRREMGIINVGASGSVSVEGVEYALGHKDALYIGMGNKEVIFKSDDANTPAKFYLNSAPAHTNYPTKKVSLAEANKIEMGSVETANHRTINQMIIGSVVTTCQLQMGMTELKTGSVWNTMPAHVHDRRMEVYYYLDIPENQAVCHFMGQPQETRHIWMNNHQAVISPPWSIHSGAGTSNYTFIWGMAGENLDYGDMDIAKITDLK; from the coding sequence ATGGAAAATAATTTTAACATGCGTTATGCTTCGAGCCCAGAAGCGGTAAAGCAGTACGATACTGCTCAGTTAAGAGCCGAATTTTTAGTGGATGACCTGATGCAAACAGGAAAAATCAACTTTACCTATTCACATTATGACCGTTATATTGTAGGATCTGCTGTTCCGGTGACTCCTATTAAGCTTGAAACTTTGGAAACGCTTAAGATGCCAAACTTTTTGGACCGAAGAGAAATGGGGATTATAAATGTTGGTGCAAGCGGAAGTGTTTCGGTTGAAGGCGTGGAATATGCTTTAGGACACAAAGATGCTTTATATATTGGAATGGGGAATAAGGAAGTGATTTTCAAAAGTGATGATGCCAATACTCCAGCGAAATTTTATTTGAATTCAGCGCCCGCTCATACCAATTATCCGACAAAAAAAGTGAGTTTGGCCGAAGCCAATAAAATTGAAATGGGTTCCGTCGAAACGGCCAATCATAGAACTATCAATCAAATGATTATTGGAAGTGTGGTTACTACTTGTCAACTTCAAATGGGAATGACGGAATTGAAAACAGGAAGTGTATGGAACACGATGCCAGCTCACGTTCACGATCGCAGAATGGAAGTGTACTACTATTTAGATATTCCCGAAAATCAAGCCGTTTGCCACTTTATGGGTCAGCCACAAGAAACTCGTCACATTTGGATGAACAATCATCAGGCGGTCATTTCACCACCTTGGTCGATTCATTCAGGAGCTGGAACTTCCAATTATACCTTTATTTGGGGCATGGCAGGCGAGAATTTAGATTATGGCGATATGGATATTGCCAAAATAACAGACTTAAAATAA
- a CDS encoding SIR2 family protein — translation MDLKNDQNTIDFLEEKIFQNMYNENTILFLGAGFSYTNERNYLGTTLVNYYQETLGVDLETKDLVEFTDRASRLDTFSRQKFDQYVKSLLEKLKPEDAHLKVASMGWRQIVTTNMDLLLENAYSQIHGKTDEYKEILPIRSVAEYQKIISNDQIKYIKLNGCLSDLAKYKFVFSTQDFTDNKAFYNKVLSNFSSLTTDVSFLSIGYSFTDGISKRLLTELNKNNLKKEMKIFNVDPFPNEALIPFLEENNVITIRMTASEFFGHYDSWVKEKYTRQEKKLPKVYFNPNNNNPIQISAKLNLRLRNVLKQLHINNKENSIRAVNYYRGEEPNYSIILDNLDVHKKKLNRTILDAILSNKIENNLIPVNFIVGASGVGKTTSALRAINQLQLQHNYIAFELTEINGIRAQDLEELFNASSIENIILLADNVERHTYFKELMAFRLALSEHQFNKNISILAPIRENILEKHLRSYNYQNTHKIEANHNLTDEEINDLISKLKTHRLIIVRDKYEESKIRDKIRETYDSDPYVTMLSLIENSTLLRAITDNLNQLSPEARTAFEYTSLLFQYKIPMPASILKKIINMDWDEFKINILRIDCKGLLLHEITPPRDIKEDLVFRTKHRIISAKFIESKYKSEDKLLKGFLKIVRALNPNDEHAKIVIDLFKAIKKNRTFSQKEKLHKLYDEASIIFTTHPLFNIHYARDLQLRRGIVDLKKAAERLMLIDSTSDRKNYSITHTRGVIEFEIAKHYHKEGDTYIRDEYIDSAEEFFEIKRIMDPFSSYSYYEYLALEMWKVQNLDLTEEDVLRQHIIIQDLFVKAYESVVENTEYIERLRAKYVKEITINQFSKAEILKHIDELYGNPDTRVLALIFKLNSLEYGIFDFGNKFLVNHTAEDVIDELSNYHHLDTVEKALFDYHSKRLYNVDSRMALNNFNPEKFEENNFFKYHYYSYIKECYNKQFSYANKHLIALKKEFKYLNPSLQEIWIDQETENEMTFVGLIKEISNYKIYIASLGSDFYRFKSEIEIMKGQYYYCKLVFTVRGIRVEIIGKQ, via the coding sequence ATGGATTTAAAAAATGACCAAAATACTATTGATTTTCTTGAAGAGAAAATCTTTCAAAATATGTATAATGAAAATACTATTCTTTTTTTAGGAGCAGGATTTTCTTATACAAACGAGAGAAATTATTTAGGCACAACATTAGTTAATTATTATCAAGAAACACTCGGAGTTGATTTAGAAACAAAAGATTTAGTTGAATTTACGGATAGAGCGTCAAGACTAGATACTTTCTCTAGACAAAAGTTTGACCAATATGTAAAAAGTCTTTTAGAAAAATTAAAACCCGAAGATGCCCATTTAAAAGTAGCTTCAATGGGTTGGCGTCAAATTGTAACTACAAATATGGATTTGCTTTTGGAGAATGCTTATTCCCAAATTCACGGAAAAACCGATGAATATAAAGAGATTCTGCCAATAAGAAGTGTAGCTGAATACCAAAAAATAATTTCTAATGACCAGATTAAGTATATCAAACTAAATGGGTGTTTATCTGACCTAGCTAAATATAAGTTTGTTTTCTCAACTCAAGATTTTACAGATAATAAAGCTTTTTACAATAAAGTATTATCTAATTTCTCTTCGCTAACTACTGATGTTAGTTTTCTGTCAATTGGGTACTCTTTTACTGACGGAATATCGAAAAGATTACTAACAGAATTAAACAAAAACAATCTTAAAAAGGAAATGAAAATTTTTAATGTTGACCCATTTCCAAACGAAGCTTTAATACCCTTTTTAGAAGAAAATAACGTTATTACTATTAGAATGACGGCATCAGAATTTTTTGGGCATTATGATAGTTGGGTAAAAGAGAAATATACCAGGCAAGAAAAAAAATTGCCAAAAGTTTATTTTAACCCTAATAACAATAATCCGATACAAATTAGTGCTAAATTAAATCTAAGATTAAGAAATGTTTTAAAACAACTACACATAAATAATAAGGAAAACTCAATACGTGCTGTCAACTATTACAGGGGAGAGGAGCCAAACTACTCAATAATTTTAGACAATCTTGATGTTCACAAAAAGAAGCTTAATAGAACCATTTTAGATGCAATTTTATCTAATAAAATTGAAAACAATTTAATCCCCGTCAATTTTATTGTTGGTGCTAGTGGGGTTGGTAAAACAACTTCTGCTTTACGTGCAATTAATCAATTACAATTGCAACATAATTATATAGCTTTTGAATTGACTGAAATTAATGGCATTAGAGCGCAAGACCTTGAAGAACTCTTTAATGCTAGTTCTATTGAAAATATTATTTTACTCGCAGATAATGTTGAAAGACATACATATTTTAAAGAGTTAATGGCTTTTAGGCTTGCATTAAGTGAACATCAATTTAATAAAAACATATCTATTCTAGCCCCTATAAGAGAAAACATATTAGAGAAACATTTAAGAAGTTATAATTATCAAAATACACACAAAATTGAGGCTAATCACAACTTAACAGATGAAGAAATAAATGATTTAATCTCAAAATTGAAAACTCACAGATTAATTATCGTAAGAGATAAGTATGAAGAAAGTAAAATCAGAGATAAAATTAGAGAAACTTACGATAGTGATCCTTATGTAACAATGTTGTCTTTAATTGAAAATAGCACCTTATTAAGGGCTATTACAGACAATTTAAATCAGTTAAGTCCTGAAGCTAGAACGGCTTTTGAATATACCTCATTATTATTTCAATACAAAATTCCAATGCCTGCGAGTATATTGAAAAAGATAATAAATATGGATTGGGATGAATTTAAAATCAATATATTGAGAATAGACTGTAAAGGGCTACTCTTACACGAAATAACACCTCCAAGAGACATAAAAGAAGATTTAGTATTTAGAACAAAACATAGAATAATATCAGCTAAATTCATTGAAAGTAAATATAAAAGTGAGGATAAATTGTTAAAAGGTTTTCTAAAAATAGTAAGAGCCTTAAATCCAAATGATGAGCACGCTAAAATTGTGATAGATTTATTTAAAGCAATCAAAAAAAACAGAACCTTTAGTCAAAAAGAAAAATTACATAAATTATATGATGAGGCTTCTATAATATTTACAACCCACCCACTATTTAATATTCATTACGCTAGGGATTTACAACTCAGGAGAGGCATAGTTGATTTAAAAAAGGCAGCTGAAAGACTTATGTTAATTGATTCAACAAGTGACAGGAAAAATTATTCCATTACACATACAAGAGGTGTAATAGAATTTGAAATTGCTAAACATTATCATAAAGAGGGAGATACTTACATAAGAGATGAATATATTGATAGTGCTGAGGAATTTTTTGAGATAAAAAGAATAATGGACCCGTTCTCATCTTATAGTTATTATGAATATTTAGCTCTAGAAATGTGGAAAGTTCAAAATTTAGATTTGACCGAAGAAGATGTACTAAGACAACACATTATTATTCAGGATTTATTTGTAAAAGCCTATGAATCAGTGGTGGAAAATACAGAATATATTGAAAGACTTAGAGCTAAGTACGTTAAAGAGATTACAATTAATCAGTTCTCAAAAGCTGAAATTTTAAAACACATAGATGAATTGTATGGTAATCCAGATACTAGGGTACTTGCTTTGATTTTTAAATTAAACTCGTTAGAATATGGCATTTTTGACTTTGGGAATAAATTCCTAGTCAACCACACGGCTGAAGATGTAATTGACGAGTTAAGTAATTATCATCACTTAGATACTGTTGAAAAAGCATTATTTGATTACCACAGTAAAAGGTTATATAATGTAGATTCTCGAATGGCTTTAAATAATTTTAATCCAGAAAAATTTGAAGAAAATAACTTCTTTAAATACCACTATTACTCATATATTAAAGAATGCTATAACAAACAATTCTCTTATGCAAATAAGCATCTGATTGCGTTAAAAAAAGAATTTAAGTATTTAAACCCATCATTACAGGAAATTTGGATTGATCAGGAAACTGAAAATGAAATGACTTTTGTAGGTTTAATTAAAGAAATCTCTAATTACAAAATTTATATAGCTTCACTAGGAAGTGATTTTTATAGATTTAAATCTGAAATTGAAATCATGAAAGGCCAATACTATTATTGTAAATTAGTCTTTACAGTAAGAGGAATACGTGTAGAAATTATTGGTAAGCAATAA